A genomic window from Flavobacterium hankyongi includes:
- a CDS encoding RNA polymerase sigma factor, producing the protein MESKEKEFLSRIETHKGILYKVSKMYMDNRDDQDDLFQEIICQLWKAYDTFKGESQFSTWMYRVAINTSIVFLKKEKRKVDKYEIASENIKEDESDSHIKESQLDHFYRAVQKLEKIDKAIIFYQLEGFSHKEIGENLGISEGNARVKLNRAKEKLKEIIKKQGYGL; encoded by the coding sequence TTGGAATCTAAAGAAAAGGAATTTTTAAGCCGAATTGAAACTCATAAAGGAATACTCTACAAGGTTTCAAAGATGTATATGGACAATAGGGACGATCAGGACGATTTGTTTCAGGAAATTATATGTCAGCTCTGGAAAGCTTACGATACATTTAAAGGTGAAAGTCAGTTCTCCACATGGATGTATCGAGTAGCAATTAATACTTCAATCGTTTTTTTGAAAAAGGAAAAGCGAAAAGTAGATAAGTATGAAATTGCATCAGAGAACATTAAAGAGGACGAAAGTGATTCCCATATAAAAGAAAGTCAATTAGATCACTTTTATAGAGCTGTGCAAAAACTGGAAAAAATTGATAAGGCTATTATATTCTATCAATTGGAAGGGTTTTCTCATAAAGAAATTGGAGAGAATCTGGGAATTTCTGAAGGAAATGCCAGAGTCAAATTGAACAGAGCAAAAGAAAAATTAAAAGAAATTATAAAAAAACAAGGCTATGGACTTTAA
- a CDS encoding InlB B-repeat-containing protein codes for MRIKLLIFSLLFSVVVWGQTSVQNFGTGTGSNTTTTGNTTLIPNPTSGTTWARGGNGGSVNLVTTSNPLGTTGAYVRAVAPTGAAVVKFSPWVGYTGGTEFYTSFKVLFGDSSANNTATSGTWAFYQGAGGMYSDANDFSGAQVFTGLRFTYGAGGSITLNNRAAGAWSTAGLTTSTFSSGTVYTIEIVGNNKTSGTINYTYNCVARTVAVQKFDLYINGTLVGDDLAEAQLSANASINSGTFIGTNSTSNVSNVFVDDAITYNAVPSSIGTSSHTVTFNANGGSGSMSPQTSCGSANLTTNTYTNSGFTFNGWNTASNGSGTSYTDGQTYNFSADITLYAQWTPVASGNIITVTQATGGTISPGTSSGITNGSNLDFTASPTSCYDFTNWVVDGSNVGNSNPYSFTNITANHTITAVYTIKTFAISANAGVNGSISPNGVTNVNCGSNQTYTITPNAGYLVQDVLVDGVSLGSITSYTFNNVTATHTISVTFTSPCFSEDFASILAGDNTTTGGSGTLWSGNTNFPAAANSSAYNAGGAVKLGTSSVPGYITSKTLTGLSGNLAVVFDVKGWTTVEGDIKVTLGGSVQTVSYTAVMAGSFETKTLNFTGIPLNPTLKIETTAKRAFIDNVKIICGAPLSPCTTPSAQATLLNFSSVTSTSFNGAYTAASPVPSGYLVVYSTNATLSALDLPVDGVTYSLGNSIGDGTVAYVGNGNSFSVSGLTLGTTYNVFIFSYNSGTCITSYNTNLPLTGNVTTVSMINDLCNNATTLIVNAAPVAGDMTGSTLTAPFTKKDRWYTFTATCSSTHAITVSGFTGDIDIELFSGSCPTTTTFIDNSNGATSTETISIVLTAGTTYYVRVLAFDTTAETSGFNVGVTAGSSLNISNTGSPAAGNINTGTNNVVIMGVTTTPACATSYDVSSIILTKAATSTVASTDISNFRIFYDANSNGVVDGAETSVSGAGIALSASMSFTLVGQTGLTTEKRYLLVADVSATAVVGRKIKVDLSPNSNLVATINPAGTKNGIALGNVQTIVTPSCTPVTIVSVMPASGPVGTQVTITASTGNLTSATASFNGVAGTIVSSSATQLVVTVPTGATTGNLIVTDAQPCSSAAIAFTVVDKDITSCQSSSLITDLFISEVTDASSGSLTYVEIYNGTSSSIDMAALNYAVRFTNYNGTLNDGASGVDVDLSLAGVLAPGDKFIFGTTVGTACVVPGGNGSLANQTGVHSGINNNDLVKLVKGGAVIDVWGFADDTRFWITDLGLGDRGYDFERKNTVSAPSTTFNANDWIIIDWDSCSDDYSNIATYIPVAATPVITIQPTISVSCTTTSANLSVTANEGYSGGNPLAYQWYVVAPNTATWTPVTNGGIYSGATSANLVISSVATLDGYQFYCQVRENTATCYIASNSVFVSVPSTVWNGTIWTKGAPDTAKIAVIDGNYDTAANGDFECCSLFVNTNYTLTIKGGDFVAVINNITNSGTLNIENNGSLVQVNDVGVNTGVINMQRTAFVDYRDYVYWSTPVANFNSANISTFSNNSNLYKWIPTVPGNGIGDFGNWTNGTETMVLGKGYIERGLNNASLNSPTNFTSTFTGVPNNGSITTSISRGTYNTVGVYPSPYSPTNATQDDDNWNLLGNPYPSSISVDAFLTANSSNLDGFVKIWLHGIAPNTSAADPFYNNYSYNYDSNDYLTYNLSGPSTPGVFDGYIGAGQGFITRMSTTSISTSATAVFNNSMRSKTYRNDQFYRNSNNNVSVLPQGRIWIDLVSSTASSSTLVAYVNGATNGKDQMYDADANLKANFSIYSLLEGYDRNIIQGRSLPFDQNDQVPLAVKIPSNGNYTIGIKDVDGFFNNASQSIYLEDKLSNAIHDLRSAPYHFTSTSGEFVDRFVLRYTNQTLGNDHFEVLDNSVKVYTSDNSIVINSLVESIKTYEIYNVLGQMLVSKKQVKVNKAEETSLQKTNQALIVKVTLKNGKSFTKKILH; via the coding sequence ATGAGAATTAAATTACTTATTTTTTCTTTACTTTTTAGCGTTGTAGTATGGGGACAGACTTCTGTACAAAATTTTGGAACAGGTACAGGCTCAAATACCACAACTACAGGGAATACAACATTGATTCCAAATCCAACAAGTGGCACTACATGGGCTAGAGGAGGAAATGGAGGTTCAGTAAATCTAGTTACAACGTCTAATCCATTAGGAACGACAGGAGCTTATGTTAGGGCTGTAGCACCTACAGGTGCAGCGGTTGTTAAATTTTCTCCATGGGTCGGATATACTGGTGGAACAGAGTTTTATACATCCTTTAAAGTTTTATTTGGGGATTCATCTGCAAATAATACTGCAACATCAGGAACTTGGGCTTTTTATCAAGGAGCTGGCGGGATGTATTCTGATGCAAATGATTTTTCGGGAGCTCAAGTTTTTACAGGACTTCGATTCACTTATGGAGCAGGAGGTTCAATAACTTTAAATAATAGAGCGGCAGGTGCTTGGAGTACAGCAGGCTTGACAACTTCAACGTTTAGTTCGGGTACTGTCTATACTATTGAAATTGTTGGAAATAATAAAACTAGTGGAACTATAAATTATACTTATAATTGTGTTGCGCGAACAGTTGCGGTACAAAAATTTGACCTTTACATTAATGGAACATTAGTGGGTGATGATTTGGCTGAAGCACAATTGTCGGCAAATGCGTCGATTAATTCAGGAACTTTTATTGGAACAAATAGTACAAGTAATGTTTCCAATGTTTTTGTAGATGATGCAATAACTTATAATGCAGTGCCATCTTCAATAGGTACCAGTAGTCACACAGTAACTTTTAATGCAAATGGTGGGTCTGGAAGTATGTCACCTCAAACTTCTTGTGGTTCTGCAAATCTTACAACTAATACATATACGAATTCAGGTTTTACTTTTAATGGTTGGAATACTGCTAGTAATGGAAGTGGAACATCTTATACCGATGGTCAAACGTATAATTTTTCTGCAGATATAACTTTATATGCACAATGGACACCAGTTGCTTCTGGAAACATAATTACGGTAACACAAGCCACTGGTGGTACAATCTCACCAGGAACAAGTTCAGGAATTACTAACGGTAGTAATTTAGACTTTACGGCTTCACCAACTTCATGTTATGATTTTACTAATTGGGTAGTTGACGGATCTAATGTAGGAAATTCTAATCCATATTCATTTACCAACATAACGGCTAATCATACTATTACTGCAGTTTATACTATAAAGACTTTTGCAATTAGTGCCAATGCAGGTGTTAATGGTTCTATAAGTCCTAATGGTGTTACAAATGTAAATTGTGGGAGCAATCAAACTTATACAATTACTCCTAATGCAGGTTATTTGGTTCAAGACGTTTTGGTTGATGGCGTTTCTTTAGGTTCAATAACATCTTATACTTTTAATAACGTAACAGCTACGCATACTATAAGTGTGACTTTTACTTCCCCATGTTTTTCTGAAGATTTTGCAAGTATTCTTGCAGGAGATAATACTACAACTGGGGGTTCTGGAACTTTATGGTCAGGTAATACTAATTTCCCTGCTGCTGCAAACTCAAGCGCTTATAACGCAGGTGGGGCTGTTAAATTAGGTACTTCAAGTGTTCCCGGTTATATTACTTCAAAGACTTTGACTGGTTTATCGGGGAATTTAGCAGTTGTTTTTGATGTTAAGGGTTGGACTACTGTAGAAGGGGATATAAAAGTTACTTTAGGAGGTAGTGTTCAAACTGTCAGCTATACGGCAGTTATGGCTGGTAGCTTTGAGACTAAAACATTAAATTTTACAGGAATTCCTCTAAATCCTACTTTAAAAATAGAAACCACAGCTAAAAGAGCTTTTATAGATAATGTTAAAATTATTTGTGGAGCACCTTTGTCTCCATGTACAACGCCAAGTGCTCAGGCTACATTATTAAACTTTTCTTCAGTAACATCGACATCTTTTAATGGTGCATATACTGCTGCTTCACCAGTTCCTAGTGGATATTTAGTTGTTTATAGTACAAATGCTACATTATCTGCTTTAGATTTGCCTGTTGATGGAGTAACTTATTCTCTTGGAAATTCTATTGGTGATGGAACTGTAGCTTATGTTGGAAATGGGAATTCATTTTCAGTTTCAGGATTAACATTAGGCACAACATATAACGTGTTTATTTTTTCATATAATTCAGGAACTTGTATTACTTCATATAACACAAATTTACCATTGACAGGAAATGTTACAACAGTTTCAATGATAAATGATTTATGTAATAATGCAACGACTTTAATTGTAAATGCAGCTCCTGTGGCTGGTGATATGACAGGTTCTACATTAACAGCACCATTTACTAAAAAAGATCGTTGGTATACCTTTACAGCAACCTGTTCAAGTACACATGCCATTACAGTCTCAGGTTTTACAGGAGATATAGATATTGAGTTGTTTTCAGGAAGTTGTCCTACAACAACAACATTTATAGATAATTCAAACGGTGCTACTTCGACAGAAACAATAAGTATTGTGTTAACTGCAGGAACAACTTATTATGTTCGCGTATTAGCATTTGATACAACTGCAGAGACTTCTGGATTTAATGTGGGTGTAACTGCAGGAAGTTCATTAAATATAAGTAATACAGGAAGCCCAGCAGCAGGAAATATTAATACTGGTACAAATAATGTTGTAATTATGGGAGTTACTACAACTCCAGCTTGCGCAACTAGTTATGATGTATCTTCCATAATATTGACTAAAGCGGCTACTTCAACTGTTGCTTCAACAGATATTTCTAATTTTAGAATATTTTATGATGCAAATTCAAATGGAGTTGTTGATGGTGCAGAAACTTCAGTTTCAGGTGCTGGTATTGCTTTGAGTGCATCAATGAGCTTTACTTTAGTAGGGCAAACAGGATTAACAACAGAGAAAAGATATCTATTAGTAGCAGACGTATCGGCTACTGCAGTAGTGGGAAGAAAAATAAAAGTAGATTTGTCACCTAACAGTAATTTAGTTGCGACGATTAACCCAGCAGGAACTAAAAATGGTATTGCTTTAGGAAATGTACAAACTATAGTTACACCATCATGTACACCAGTTACAATTGTGTCTGTAATGCCTGCATCAGGTCCTGTGGGGACGCAAGTAACCATAACAGCATCTACAGGTAATTTAACTTCGGCTACTGCTTCTTTTAATGGAGTTGCTGGAACAATTGTTTCAAGTTCGGCTACTCAATTAGTGGTTACAGTACCAACTGGCGCAACAACTGGAAATTTAATTGTGACAGATGCTCAACCGTGTTCTTCGGCTGCAATTGCTTTTACGGTTGTAGATAAGGATATAACTTCATGTCAAAGTTCATCTTTGATAACAGATTTGTTTATTTCTGAAGTTACAGACGCTTCTTCAGGATCTTTAACTTATGTAGAAATTTATAACGGTACATCAAGCTCTATTGATATGGCTGCATTAAATTATGCTGTTAGATTTACAAATTACAATGGTACTTTAAATGACGGTGCTTCTGGAGTAGATGTTGACTTATCATTAGCTGGGGTATTAGCTCCTGGAGATAAATTTATTTTTGGCACAACAGTTGGTACAGCTTGTGTCGTTCCGGGAGGCAATGGTAGTTTAGCTAATCAAACTGGAGTTCATTCTGGAATTAATAATAATGATTTAGTAAAATTAGTAAAAGGAGGAGCGGTAATAGATGTTTGGGGATTTGCAGATGATACGCGTTTCTGGATTACTGATTTAGGATTAGGTGACAGAGGTTATGATTTCGAAAGAAAGAATACTGTTTCGGCGCCTTCTACAACTTTTAATGCAAATGACTGGATAATTATAGATTGGGATAGTTGTAGTGATGATTATTCAAACATAGCAACATATATTCCGGTTGCGGCAACTCCAGTGATAACTATACAACCAACAATTTCTGTAAGTTGTACAACAACCTCAGCAAATTTGAGTGTTACAGCAAATGAAGGATATTCAGGAGGAAATCCATTGGCATATCAATGGTATGTAGTAGCTCCAAATACAGCTACTTGGACTCCAGTAACTAACGGAGGAATATATTCTGGAGCAACTTCAGCTAATCTTGTAATATCATCGGTTGCAACTTTAGATGGATATCAGTTTTATTGTCAAGTAAGAGAAAATACTGCTACATGTTATATAGCTTCTAATTCAGTATTCGTTTCTGTACCTTCAACTGTTTGGAATGGTACAATTTGGACGAAAGGAGCGCCTGATACTGCTAAAATTGCAGTTATTGATGGGAATTATGACACAGCCGCTAATGGTGATTTTGAATGTTGTAGTTTGTTTGTGAATACAAATTATACATTAACTATCAAAGGCGGGGATTTTGTTGCTGTTATTAATAATATTACAAACAGTGGTACATTAAACATAGAAAACAATGGTTCATTAGTTCAGGTTAATGATGTAGGGGTGAATACTGGTGTTATTAACATGCAAAGAACTGCTTTTGTAGATTATAGAGATTATGTTTATTGGTCAACACCTGTTGCTAATTTTAATTCAGCAAATATATCTACCTTCTCAAACAATAGTAATTTGTATAAATGGATTCCAACAGTTCCTGGTAACGGAATTGGAGATTTTGGTAATTGGACAAACGGTACAGAAACAATGGTACTTGGGAAAGGATACATTGAAAGAGGACTTAACAATGCTTCATTAAATTCACCTACGAACTTTACTAGTACATTTACTGGTGTACCAAATAATGGCAGTATTACAACTTCTATTTCAAGAGGCACATATAACACAGTTGGAGTTTATCCTTCACCATACTCTCCAACAAACGCTACACAAGATGATGATAACTGGAATTTATTAGGAAATCCGTATCCATCTTCAATATCAGTAGATGCATTCTTAACAGCTAATTCAAGCAATTTAGATGGGTTTGTTAAAATTTGGTTACACGGTATTGCTCCAAACACATCAGCTGCAGACCCGTTTTATAATAATTATAGTTACAATTATGATTCAAACGATTATTTAACATATAACCTTTCAGGACCTTCAACTCCTGGGGTATTTGATGGATACATTGGAGCAGGACAAGGTTTCATAACTAGAATGTCGACAACAAGCATTTCTACATCAGCAACAGCTGTTTTTAATAATAGTATGAGAAGTAAAACGTACAGAAACGATCAATTTTACAGAAACTCAAATAATAATGTGAGTGTACTTCCTCAGGGTAGAATTTGGATTGATTTAGTTTCTTCTACAGCAAGTAGTTCAACACTTGTTGCTTATGTAAATGGGGCTACAAATGGTAAAGATCAAATGTATGATGCAGATGCTAATTTAAAAGCTAATTTTAGTATTTATTCATTATTAGAAGGGTATGATAGAAACATTATTCAAGGAAGAAGCTTGCCTTTTGATCAAAACGATCAAGTACCGTTGGCAGTAAAAATACCATCTAATGGTAATTATACTATTGGAATTAAAGATGTAGATGGTTTCTTTAATAATGCAAGTCAGTCTATTTATTTAGAAGATAAACTATCAAATGCAATTCATGACCTACGTTCAGCTCCATATCACTTTACAAGTACTAGTGGTGAATTTGTAGATCGTTTTGTGTTGCGTTATACAAATCAAACATTAGGAAATGATCATTTTGAAGTTTTAGATAATAGTGTAAAGGTTTATACTTCAGATAATAGTATAGTAATAAATTCATTGGTAGAGTCAATAAAAACATATGAAATCTACAATGTTTTAGGACAAATGTTGGTAAGTAAAAAACAAGTTAAAGTTAACAAGGCAGAAGAAACTTCATTACAAAAAACGAATCAAGCACTTATAGTAAAAGTGACTTTAAAAAACGGTAAGTCTTTTACTAAAAAAATCCTTCATTAA
- the bioA gene encoding adenosylmethionine--8-amino-7-oxononanoate transaminase: MNFSQKDKLYNWHPYTQHKTATDFPVIVKGKDALLWDENGKEYIDAIASWWVNPFGHSNEVIANAIYQQLTTLEHVLFGGFTHNKAVELSEKVLSILPSNQKKVFYSDNGSTAVEIAIKASLQFFYNKEERRTKIIAFEDAFHGDTFGAMAASGISFFTEAFQGSLLEVVRIPVPNSENEEKVLNTLENLLQSNQFAAFIFEPLVLGAAGMVMYEASALDKLIAICKKHQVFTIADEVMTGFGKTGRTFACDYLTQKPDMMCLSKALTGGTIPMAITTFTQEIFDGFYSDDVNKALFHGHTFTANPTGCAAALASIQLLESDVIQQNIAQVHQLHLAFQEKIKTHPKVKTTRVLGVIFALEIKTEGQESYYGNLRNKLYNFFIENGIILRPVGNIVYILPPYIISENQLKKVYETIEKALEIV, encoded by the coding sequence ATGAATTTTTCTCAAAAAGACAAACTATACAACTGGCATCCTTACACACAACATAAAACAGCTACTGATTTTCCTGTTATTGTAAAAGGAAAAGATGCATTATTGTGGGATGAAAACGGAAAAGAATATATTGATGCTATTGCATCGTGGTGGGTAAATCCTTTTGGTCATTCTAACGAAGTTATTGCGAATGCTATTTACCAACAATTAACGACTTTAGAACACGTTCTTTTTGGGGGCTTTACACATAATAAAGCTGTGGAATTGTCGGAGAAAGTATTGTCAATTTTACCTTCTAATCAAAAAAAAGTTTTTTATTCTGATAATGGATCAACAGCAGTGGAAATTGCTATCAAAGCATCACTTCAGTTTTTTTATAATAAAGAAGAAAGAAGAACAAAAATAATTGCTTTTGAAGATGCTTTTCATGGGGATACCTTTGGAGCGATGGCTGCTAGCGGAATTTCTTTTTTTACCGAAGCTTTTCAAGGTTCGTTACTTGAAGTAGTTCGAATTCCAGTTCCGAATTCAGAAAATGAAGAAAAAGTTTTAAATACATTGGAGAATTTGCTTCAATCCAATCAATTTGCAGCGTTCATTTTTGAGCCTTTGGTACTTGGTGCAGCGGGAATGGTAATGTATGAAGCTTCAGCGTTAGATAAATTAATTGCGATTTGTAAAAAACACCAAGTGTTTACCATTGCAGATGAAGTAATGACAGGTTTTGGAAAAACGGGAAGAACTTTTGCTTGTGATTATCTGACTCAAAAACCAGATATGATGTGTTTGTCAAAAGCATTGACAGGAGGAACAATCCCTATGGCCATCACAACTTTTACTCAAGAAATTTTTGATGGATTCTATAGTGATGATGTAAATAAGGCATTGTTCCACGGACATACTTTTACAGCAAATCCTACAGGGTGTGCAGCGGCTTTAGCAAGTATACAATTGTTAGAATCAGATGTGATTCAGCAAAATATTGCACAAGTTCATCAATTGCATTTAGCATTTCAGGAAAAAATAAAAACCCATCCCAAAGTAAAAACTACTCGAGTTTTAGGAGTGATATTTGCTTTAGAAATTAAAACCGAAGGTCAGGAAAGTTACTACGGGAATCTCCGTAACAAGTTGTATAATTTCTTTATCGAAAATGGAATCATTTTAAGACCCGTAGGTAATATTGTTTACATTTTGCCACCCTACATTATTAGCGAAAACCAATTAAAAAAAGTATACGAAACTATTGAAAAAGCTCTAGAAATAGTATAG
- the bioD gene encoding dethiobiotin synthase, producing the protein MKLFITGIGTDVGKTIASAIITEALEADYWKPVQAGDLENSDSHKIKRYLSNSKTTVHNNSYALNTPASPHLAAKLDGVTIDLKQIQEPKTKNHLVIEGAGGVFVPLNDVDCVIDIIQSDYKVIVVSRHYLGSINHTLLTIEALKTRNLPIAGIIFNGNENISTEEIILNKTGLKMIGRIDDEPYFDNNVVRYYADQFRESLLNL; encoded by the coding sequence ATGAAACTTTTTATAACAGGAATAGGAACCGATGTTGGTAAAACTATTGCCTCAGCAATTATTACCGAAGCATTAGAAGCAGATTATTGGAAACCTGTTCAAGCAGGAGATTTAGAAAATTCCGATTCTCATAAAATCAAACGATATTTATCAAACTCAAAAACTACAGTTCATAATAATAGTTATGCGTTAAATACTCCTGCCAGCCCACACTTGGCTGCAAAACTAGACGGAGTAACAATCGATTTAAAACAAATTCAAGAACCAAAAACAAAAAATCATCTCGTAATTGAAGGAGCTGGAGGTGTTTTTGTTCCCTTGAATGATGTAGATTGTGTTATAGATATAATTCAATCAGATTATAAAGTCATTGTAGTTTCAAGACATTATTTAGGAAGCATAAATCATACACTGCTAACCATTGAAGCTTTAAAAACAAGAAATCTTCCTATTGCTGGAATCATTTTTAACGGTAATGAAAACATCTCAACGGAAGAAATTATTTTAAATAAAACAGGTTTAAAAATGATTGGTCGCATAGATGATGAGCCTTATTTTGACAATAATGTGGTGAGATATTATGCTGATCAATTTCGTGAAAGTCTTCTAAATTTATAG
- a CDS encoding regulatory protein RecX, producing the protein MNSKVYTVEEATKKLEHYCSYQDRCHDEVIKKLKSLGMVPQAVDHIIVHLIEDNFLNEERFACSFARGKHNIKKWGKFRIENELKLRNISKYNITKALKEIPHETYIENFHLLAEKQWNSILENNPQKKKKKVSDYLLRKGWESYLVYDKMNELESA; encoded by the coding sequence ATGAATTCAAAAGTATATACTGTAGAAGAAGCAACAAAAAAATTAGAACATTACTGCTCTTATCAAGACAGGTGTCATGACGAAGTTATCAAGAAACTGAAATCTCTAGGTATGGTACCTCAAGCAGTAGACCACATCATTGTTCATCTAATAGAAGATAACTTCTTAAACGAAGAACGATTTGCCTGTAGCTTTGCAAGAGGAAAACATAACATTAAAAAATGGGGGAAATTTAGAATTGAAAACGAATTAAAATTACGAAATATTTCTAAATACAACATAACTAAAGCATTAAAAGAAATCCCACATGAAACCTACATTGAAAATTTCCATCTTTTAGCAGAAAAGCAATGGAACAGTATTTTAGAAAATAATCCTCAGAAAAAAAAGAAAAAAGTTTCAGATTATTTACTTCGAAAAGGATGGGAAAGCTATTTGGTTTATGACAAAATGAATGAATTAGAATCTGCTTAA
- a CDS encoding beta-ketoacyl synthase N-terminal-like domain-containing protein gives MKQKIAITSLSSISALGNTPDEIWNNYLSDKSFIDYKVFNGKHTPVAQIPERVKTELKELRNSDSKYRALDETVLMAILASRDAVKKAGWDSGENFGINIGSSRGATQLFENHHKEFIETGKTATLTSPTTTLGNISSWVAHDLKSKGLAISHSITCSTALHAILNAVAWLQSGMATKFLVGASESPLTDFTLAQMDALKIYSKELGEYPCRALDLEKKKNTMVLGEGVAVACLEVGENDKALAYVEGIGYATDDLEHNISISEEAKCFQESMKMALQNTPLDEVDAIVMHAPGTIKGDSSEYKAIQKVFGTSLVAELAKAPLLTTNKWKLGHTFGTSGMLSVELAILMMQNNTFIPVPFVSKQTIKKPIRKVLVNAVGFGGNAVSILLTL, from the coding sequence TTGAAACAAAAAATTGCTATTACTTCTTTAAGTTCTATATCGGCATTGGGTAATACGCCTGATGAAATATGGAATAATTATTTATCTGATAAATCTTTTATAGACTATAAAGTTTTTAATGGGAAGCATACTCCTGTGGCTCAAATTCCTGAAAGAGTTAAAACCGAATTGAAAGAGTTACGAAATTCAGATTCAAAGTATAGAGCTTTAGATGAAACGGTTTTGATGGCTATTTTAGCTTCAAGAGATGCGGTTAAAAAAGCAGGATGGGACTCAGGTGAAAACTTCGGAATCAATATAGGTTCGTCACGAGGTGCAACACAATTGTTTGAAAATCATCATAAAGAATTTATAGAAACTGGTAAAACAGCTACTTTAACATCGCCTACAACTACTTTAGGGAATATTTCGTCTTGGGTTGCCCATGATTTAAAAAGTAAAGGATTAGCAATTTCACATTCAATTACTTGTTCAACAGCATTGCATGCCATTTTAAATGCTGTAGCTTGGTTACAATCGGGCATGGCTACCAAGTTCTTGGTTGGAGCCAGTGAATCTCCTTTAACCGATTTTACTTTGGCACAAATGGATGCTCTTAAAATTTACAGTAAAGAACTAGGCGAATATCCTTGTCGAGCTTTAGATTTAGAAAAAAAGAAAAACACTATGGTTTTAGGTGAAGGTGTTGCTGTGGCTTGTTTAGAAGTAGGTGAGAATGATAAGGCCTTGGCTTATGTGGAAGGAATAGGGTATGCAACAGATGATTTAGAACATAATATTTCAATTTCTGAAGAAGCTAAATGTTTTCAGGAATCTATGAAAATGGCTTTGCAAAATACTCCGTTGGATGAAGTTGATGCTATAGTAATGCACGCTCCAGGAACTATAAAAGGCGATTCGTCGGAATATAAAGCAATTCAAAAGGTATTTGGCACTTCGTTGGTTGCTGAGCTTGCTAAAGCACCTTTACTAACTACAAACAAGTGGAAACTGGGACACACCTTTGGAACCTCAGGAATGCTTAGTGTAGAATTGGCAATACTAATGATGCAAAATAATACATTTATACCGGTGCCTTTTGTGTCAAAACAAACAATTAAAAAACCAATTAGAAAAGTATTGGTTAATGCAGTAGGATTTGGTGGGAATGCAGTGAGTATTTTGTTGACTTTGTGA